A region from the Pseudomonas cucumis genome encodes:
- a CDS encoding SDR family oxidoreductase — translation MSNTLFITGATSGFGEACARRFAEAGWKLVLTGRREERLNALCAELSKQTEVHGLVLDVRDRKAMEEAIANLPPSFAKLRGLINNAGLALGVDPAPKCDLDDWDTMVDTNIKGLMYSTRLLLPRLIAHGRGASIVNLGSIAGNYPYPGSHVYGASKAFVKQFSLNLRCDLQGTGVRVSNIEPGLCESEFSLVRFAGDQERYNATYAGAEPIQPQDIAETIFWVLNAPAHININSLELMPVSQTWSGFAIERNAKA, via the coding sequence ATGTCCAACACCCTCTTTATTACCGGCGCAACCTCCGGTTTTGGTGAAGCCTGTGCCCGTCGTTTTGCCGAAGCCGGCTGGAAACTGGTGCTGACAGGTCGTCGTGAAGAGCGCCTCAATGCCCTGTGCGCTGAGTTGTCGAAGCAGACCGAGGTCCATGGCCTGGTGCTCGACGTACGGGATCGCAAGGCCATGGAGGAGGCGATTGCCAACCTGCCGCCGTCCTTCGCCAAGCTGCGCGGGCTGATCAACAACGCCGGCCTGGCCTTGGGCGTGGACCCGGCCCCCAAGTGCGATCTTGATGATTGGGACACCATGGTCGACACCAACATCAAAGGCTTGATGTACAGCACTCGCCTGTTGTTGCCGCGTTTGATCGCTCATGGTCGTGGCGCCAGCATCGTCAACCTCGGTTCGATCGCCGGCAACTACCCGTACCCGGGCAGCCACGTGTACGGCGCGAGCAAGGCGTTCGTCAAACAGTTCTCCCTGAACTTGCGTTGCGACCTGCAAGGTACGGGCGTGCGGGTCAGCAACATCGAACCGGGCCTGTGCGAGAGCGAGTTCTCGCTGGTGCGTTTCGCCGGTGACCAGGAGCGTTACAACGCCACGTACGCCGGCGCCGAGCCGATCCAGCCGCAAGACATCGCCGAGACCATTTTCTGGGTGCTCAACGCACCGGCCCACATCAACATCAACAGCCTCGAACTGATGCCGGTGAGCCAGACCTGGAGCGGGTTTGCCATTGAGCGTAATGCCAAGGCGTAA
- a CDS encoding ABC transporter ATP-binding protein has product MSAPILELKDLDVFYGPIQALKKVSLHINEGETVSLIGSNGAGKSTLLMSIFGQPRAADGQIIYQGVDITHKSSHYIASNGIAQSPEGRRVFPDMTVEENLLMGTIPIGDKYAKEDMQRMFELFPRLEERRTQRAMTMSGGEQQMLAIARALMSRPKLLLLDEPSLGLAPIVVKQIFATLRELASTGMTIFLVEQNANHALKLSDRAYVMVNGEIRLSGTGKELLVNDEVRNAYLGGH; this is encoded by the coding sequence ATGAGTGCACCCATCCTCGAACTCAAGGATCTGGACGTGTTCTACGGGCCGATTCAGGCCCTGAAGAAAGTTTCGTTGCACATCAATGAAGGTGAAACCGTCAGCCTGATCGGCTCCAACGGCGCCGGCAAATCGACCCTGTTGATGTCGATCTTCGGCCAGCCGCGGGCCGCTGACGGGCAAATCATCTATCAGGGTGTGGATATCACGCACAAGTCGTCCCACTACATTGCGTCAAACGGCATCGCTCAATCGCCGGAAGGCCGGCGGGTGTTCCCTGACATGACCGTCGAGGAAAACCTGTTGATGGGCACCATTCCTATCGGTGACAAGTACGCCAAGGAAGACATGCAGCGCATGTTCGAGTTGTTTCCACGGCTCGAAGAGCGGCGTACCCAACGCGCCATGACCATGTCGGGCGGCGAACAGCAAATGCTCGCCATCGCCCGGGCCCTTATGAGTCGGCCGAAGCTGTTGCTGCTCGATGAGCCGAGCCTGGGGCTGGCGCCGATTGTGGTGAAACAGATCTTCGCGACCCTGCGGGAACTGGCCAGCACCGGTATGACCATCTTCCTGGTGGAGCAGAACGCCAACCACGCCCTCAAGTTGTCGGACCGGGCGTACGTGATGGTCAACGGCGAGATTCGCCTCAGCGGCACCGGCAAGGAGCTGCTGGTGAACGATGAGGTGCGTAACGCCTACCTCGGCGGCCACTAA